One window of the Salvia splendens isolate huo1 chromosome 1, SspV2, whole genome shotgun sequence genome contains the following:
- the LOC121806338 gene encoding RNA-binding protein 24-like isoform X1, with translation MTAVANIAGQFGDTTYTKVFVGGLAWETQKDTMKKYFEQFGEILEAVVITDKTSGRSKGYGFVTFREPDAAMRACVDAAPVIDGRRANCNLASLGVQRSKPSTPKHGGGRNIRVMGGFHQGGFQGAAATAGGVSAAAAAAAFASAATFPHYSIQQGIPYNLYGFSPYSAEYAYPTSYYGVYGGASAQYPLYGSGSSGLVSGAAAAAAAAYYPYLNFSEGSGGATGYTGNQGYGVQYPHHLFQYSTINSSGIYPPHYGTPVSLAPQTPLQSGVTVSLHAPIPHR, from the exons ATGACAGCCGTAGCAAACATCGCCGGACAGTTCGGAGACACTACCTACACCAAGGTGTTTGTTGGCGGCTTGGCCTGGGAGACTCAGAAGGATACCATGAAGAAGTACTTCGAGCAGTTCGGTGAGATTTTGGAGGCCGTCGTCATCACCGACAAGACCAGCGGAAGATCCAAGGGCTACGGATTT GTGACTTTCCGGGAACCAGATGCGGCAATGAGAGCTTGTGTTGATGCAGCTCCAGTCATTGATGGAAGGAGGGCTAACTGCAATCTCGCTTCATTGGGCGTTCAGAGATCTAAGCCTTCTACTCCTAAGCATG GTGGAGGGAGGAACATAAGAGTGATGGGGGGTTTTCATCAAGGAGGATTTCAGGGAGCAGCGGCGACGGCTGGTGGTGTGAGCGCCGCGGCTGCGGCGGCTGCATTCGCTTCCGCTGCAACCTTCCCTCATTATTCCATTCAACAAGGCATTCCTTACAATCTCTATGG GTTCTCTCCATACTCGGCTGAATATGCTTACCCCACG AGCTACTATGGTGTGTATGGAGGAGCAAGTGCACAGTATCCACTGTATGGATCTGGGAGCAGCGGGCTTGTCTCAGGAGCCGCAGCAGCTGCGGCTGCAGCTTACTACCCTTATCTGAACTTCAGCGAGGGGAGCGGAGGAGCAACGGGGTACACTGGCAACCAGGGGTACGGCGTTCAGTATCCCCACCACCTCTTCCAGTATTCAACGATCAACTCAAGTGGCATTTACCCGCCACATTATGGGACGCCTGTATCCCTTGCGCCACAAACTCCACTTCAATCAG GCGTGACCGTGAGTCTGCACGCACCAATACCTCATCGTTGA
- the LOC121806338 gene encoding RNA-binding protein 24-like isoform X2, with product MTAVANIAGQFGDTTYTKVFVGGLAWETQKDTMKKYFEQFGEILEAVVITDKTSGRSKGYGFVTFREPDAAMRACVDAAPVIDGRRANCNLASLGVQRSKPSTPKHGGGRNIRVMGGFHQGGFQGAAATAGGVSAAAAAAAFASAATFPHYSIQQGIPYNLYGFSPYSAEYAYPTSYYGVYGGASAQYPLYGSGSSGLVSGAAAAAAAAYYPYLNFSEGSGGATGYTGNQGYGVQYPHHLFQYSTINSSGIYPPHYGTPVSLAPQTPLQSVCFAVPQA from the exons ATGACAGCCGTAGCAAACATCGCCGGACAGTTCGGAGACACTACCTACACCAAGGTGTTTGTTGGCGGCTTGGCCTGGGAGACTCAGAAGGATACCATGAAGAAGTACTTCGAGCAGTTCGGTGAGATTTTGGAGGCCGTCGTCATCACCGACAAGACCAGCGGAAGATCCAAGGGCTACGGATTT GTGACTTTCCGGGAACCAGATGCGGCAATGAGAGCTTGTGTTGATGCAGCTCCAGTCATTGATGGAAGGAGGGCTAACTGCAATCTCGCTTCATTGGGCGTTCAGAGATCTAAGCCTTCTACTCCTAAGCATG GTGGAGGGAGGAACATAAGAGTGATGGGGGGTTTTCATCAAGGAGGATTTCAGGGAGCAGCGGCGACGGCTGGTGGTGTGAGCGCCGCGGCTGCGGCGGCTGCATTCGCTTCCGCTGCAACCTTCCCTCATTATTCCATTCAACAAGGCATTCCTTACAATCTCTATGG GTTCTCTCCATACTCGGCTGAATATGCTTACCCCACG AGCTACTATGGTGTGTATGGAGGAGCAAGTGCACAGTATCCACTGTATGGATCTGGGAGCAGCGGGCTTGTCTCAGGAGCCGCAGCAGCTGCGGCTGCAGCTTACTACCCTTATCTGAACTTCAGCGAGGGGAGCGGAGGAGCAACGGGGTACACTGGCAACCAGGGGTACGGCGTTCAGTATCCCCACCACCTCTTCCAGTATTCAACGATCAACTCAAGTGGCATTTACCCGCCACATTATGGGACGCCTGTATCCCTTGCGCCACAAACTCCACTTCAATCAG TCTGCTTTGCTGTGCCGCAGGCGTGA